The following DNA comes from Erigeron canadensis isolate Cc75 chromosome 3, C_canadensis_v1, whole genome shotgun sequence.
cacactaaaaagtgtgtatatctaaaagttcacactttttgtACGtggaactaaaagttcacactctTTAGTGTGgaatttcataattattttgtaacaccccatttGTCCACGATAGCTTTTTAGTTAGCGTGGACAAATGGGTGTTACAAAATATTTATGAAGTCCACAcgaaaaagtgtgaacttttaattctacacacttcaaattctacatatttttacacacataaaatcgtgactaatttataatttgtttatgCTTTGCAAGAACACCTTGCAAAGCGTGGACAAATGCAACCGAATCCCATTCTTAATGTGAAGCCTCTAACTTTGCTATTTTTAATTGGCTATAATACCCTCTCTTTGACATACTTTAATACTTCTCTTGCATTACTTAGACGTTTTTGCACTCTACTGGGTTTGTTTCTAGAAACAATAAACCAAACACGGATAAGAGATCCCTGACAAATAAGAATAAGGTAATAAAGATAGAGGAaggggttatttgagaactcacaaataaaaaagaacgcgagaacaattttggaccactcattttcttatattttctctctcttccattaaataagaaaattcacccaaatcatttaaaatgttttaactcacaaaccgtaaatctttagacgaaacaaaaagcatgggtagtcttaaaatttcgtcctctttcattagagatccaattcgatataattttgacaactttttagttttcgttttttttccccattgcgttcatcctacacatgtgtaggttcatcctacacatgtgtaagatcattgttttcacatgtaaattagtaaattaacatatgtacacaacaataaaggtcaagggtggagcccgtcaatccatggcagagccatggtagccaaggacggagcccgtcagtccatggcggaggaatagcgctaagggcggagcccgttaggtagatcacccatcatgttcaccccctatgacctatcaccctctatgacctatcaccctatgacctatcaccctctatgacctcaccacccactagctttggtttatgaatatccttaagggcgaagcccgttccgaatcataatttttgtttaacctgcacatgtgtaaattcaacctacacatgtgtgagttatgtgtaactaccataaagaaaacgaaaattaaaaagtcgttaaaagtatatcgaactggatctctaatgaaagaggacgaaattttaagactacccatgctttttgttttgtctaacgatttacgatttgtgagttagaacattttgaatgatttgggtgaattttattatttaattgaagagagagaaagaggaaaATAATGTATGGTCCAGAATGGTTATTGGgttcttttttttaagagttctcaaaataactcaccccaaTGAAGATATATTAATTGACATAGCAGAATTGTGCAAAGCatcaaaaatttaaagtaaACCGACGACAAAGTCTTTATCAAAAGTTCCAAAAACACATACATAGAGATAGAGGTTACAAATAAACACAATCTTCCCATTCTTTTTCCATTCAttttgacaaaaatattaaGATAACACAAATCACCTACAAAAAGAAACGCATCAAAAAGGGAAAAAAGTAGTAAACAAAACACAACCTAACCATAAACTTTATTACATAATAATTGCATACATTTGAAAAGGTAAATATTGATAGCGAGTATTAAAAACAATGAATCGTTACATAAAAACACATCAAAAAGTAAtcttagggtggacggagtgcGGTGGTAAGGGAATCGGTGCCTATCCGGTCTAAACAatacacataaaataaaataaaaaatttaaacacaGGGACCAACATCCAaactgtaacaaccgtcttagaaatgttctgaATAAGTTCCTcgaatcgtactttcgccattagaacggctagacaattcaaattatttaagttcttgacatATTTTAGACCCAATTATGGCTATATGaagtcaatttgatcttaaatcatgatttatatgacgagttaTGATTAAATACGATGAAGTACTAAAGTTCGGctcgtaaacgttcgtgttcataaaagttctagttcaaaatgtttgcAAATAGTCTTTGCacttattaagttcatttattatgggagactataaatagagagttagTGAGAGAAAGCCCCATTCTTCATCTTCACCATCTCACCACTCTttcactaaaacacacacttagccaccataaaacacacacttgggcatctcttgattttgagACGTTTGatcaaaatcgtttgtacttttagcatccttgtgataatcaaaacacacttcttgaatcgtttctcaggtaacaacaacatttgatgagtttttgatcaaattaaaagtatactttttcaagtttatgttcttgatgatttggtccagtTCTTGAACGAAAATCATGTTAAATGTTAATGGGTTGTGTCTAAATATGTTTAAACATAtgtatgaacaaatttgggtcataacgtgctttaatctacaaaacccgtttttggaaaatgaaggtgcaacttgttcttgaagtcatgacttgttcatgttatgtttgatcttgaaatcattaaaagtgttaCTAGATAATGTTATTGAGTATATTTGTACTAGTGCTATGTCCAAACAAGTCCTGAAAATCGATCTAGAATTTCATTATTGTGCTCCTACTTGTTGAGGCTATTCTTgggctaggacgatcttcccaagatcgtcccaggCTCTTGGTGTGTTTGTTTGTtcattcgaagttgttgtgattgggaatcacacacttcttgggtagctaatcttctagattggttttggtcaaacaATTGTTCTTGAACTAGGAAGATCTTGGtagggataatgacctgtggatgtagtgaactatgacaaaatgtctatgttatgtattgatctaatcgggggtttatgttatgtaacgaacttaccaaaactgtctaagggATGCATGTTACATGCTAAAGCCGGTCAtcaatttttttccctttattttttaatcttaatttatttattgaacatatataaataaatataagttatggaaacatataaaatgtatatttgttctgtaattatataaaaattataaacacCATCATATCTTCTGGCCGCCACCTACCTCCCCATTTTTCCGATCAACCCTAACACaatcatatatcaaaaaatcaaagatctcaaaaattaaaatcgcatTGAAGATTACGATCCCTTATAAGGTCAAGAACCTGAAAACCAATCATTACATATATTCTCAAATATACACACTGACACACACAATCTAAGGGTACATATATACAACCtacacaaacaaacaatgagAGACTAGAGGGCGTATTCTTACAGGCTTCTTAAGCATAACTtagaattgaaatgaaaaagaaCTAACTTCTAGATTTTAGTTAaagcaacaaaacaacaaacttaGAAGAACGCCATTACAAGCCTAAAGCTGAAAAGATCAAATCTCCATGACCTCAACTTCATCATTCTCTCTTTCgggatattaataaataactaaatggaAACAAGAAAATACCAGTTCTCAAATACTCGGGAGgagttgaaaacaataaataacatgcatcacttagacagttttggtaagttcattacataacatagaccccccattagatcaatacataacatagacattttgtcatagttcactacattcacaggtcattatcccaTCTTGGTACTAGGAAGATCTTGGTGCTAGGAAGATCTTGGTACTAGGAAGATCTTGACCCCGGACGATCTTgacccaggacgatcttgacccaAAAAGATCTTgacccaggacgatcttgacccaggacgatcttgacccaggaagatcttgacccaggaagatcttgacacAAGAAGGATCTTgacactaaaacgatcttgttcTATAACTTGGCATACTTGAACTTAAATCAACTAGATCTTGTACTTAACCACTAGACCAGTACATTAAAGTCATGATTCATCTTAATCATTAAAGTGCGAGTTCTATGAACCACCAAACtaagttcttaaggctaaagatcattattaaagacacgTTCAATTAAGTAACACTATAATTAcatatgtgtgagttcaaagacattcagatcgagtccagttcaagtacctaagttcattcaaatttattttgagtcaaaacgttcaaagatcaccgaggaccaaatcatcagtttaTCAAGaacatttcaatgattaattaatcacacgAATTAATAtgtgtacttatttatgatcaatgacttgtacataggcttccatcaagacgtacttggattttgatagatataacttatctatctctgtgcttgatctctgtgcttataaattgtgcttgtaccagatcactatGAGTTCACcaatccccctttcgtacattttgttcaagttctttatcggggactgaaaagcatgaaaactattttgtacatatatatgttcttgaactattttacgtactattCTATGATCTTATGAAatacttatgatatgattccTATCTATTTAAAAAGaggtatttaagtcttgaatgggcaagatCCTTAAATACATTCTAGttcttacttgttcttgttcagttcttgttcactgttatcaattcatatcccacagttcagggattgaatcgtaggtaattatggacagcactgtttagggtaggcccaccctcattctccgcagttctggagaatgcatattatctgttctTGTTCTGACCTAGATCTTACTTGATTTACTTGATTATTATGAGCATATCATTATATTTActgttcagttctggccaatcgggttagtaGTGATAATACAATTACAGttcattacttgttcttgtattgttcttactattacaaagtacttttgttaAACGTACAAATCTTATGACCTTGTTCTTACTTTTCTACTATTACCAAGTACTTTTGTTAAACgtacagatcttatgacctTGTTCTTACTTTTCTACTATTACCAAGTACTTTTGTTAAACgtacagatcttatgacctTGTTCTTACTTTACATTACAGTTCATTacttgttcttgaactattcttactattacaaagtacttttgttaaacgtacagatcttatgacctTGTTCTTACTCTACATAGTATCTATATGTAAACTAaatagtactttatgtgaatctcaccaactacttttgtagttgaccttttgaacttacatacTTTTCAGGCTAGACTAGTagatctttagcataggagtcttcctctttCAAGCTCATCTCTTTGGTGACTGTTCGAGCGTACAAGACCTGGAGCTATGAAGATTTTCCTTTGCTTATTCAGTTCAAGACTTTGGTACtttgagacaattgttctgtcttttgaaTACTAAATATTCTGGgtcatgttctgtaataactatcaTACTTCTTCTCTTAATGATGTTGTTggttgtgttggaacttgtactgtgtgcaattgtgcttatctgtacatcccgtatattccgctttagcagGGTGTTACACAAACGGTAATCTCTTCCTCTTTATTTTTTCCTCTTTTTCACTACCttttgttcttgaactattaTTTTTCTCCATCATTTTCATTCCTTTTTTCTTTGCTTAACTATCACACACATAAAACATTGAAAACATGAACCTAAGGGTTGTTAAGATGGCGATACAAGCCCACATGGTCAACCACGACAAACACCGATCTCAAGTGAACACCATCATTCAGAGTGTATCTGATGAGAAGGCGGCTTACCAAGCCAAAATCAACCGAATTGAATCTCCTGATTGGGCTAGAAAcactgctgaagctgagtatCTTGTATATCTTCAACAAAAGATCGACTGGTTGAACCAAATTATTTTTCAGCTTATCGCTGCCTCTTCCACTTTCGCAGCCACACTTGACCACACGTTATTCTCGCAAGGCAATGTCGGTGGTGGTCAGCATCTAGATTATTATACTGACCCGGAGAAAGAATACGTATCTGCTCAACCCGGCGACGCTACTGAGTCTCCTAAACCCTATCGGTAGACGGCGACAATACCATGGACTCGGACTATTTCGAGTGTTaagtttatgtaatgtttttaataattttagtaatattatgtaatgtaatgtttattaatgtttttagtaatgtaatgtaatgtttttaactGATGTTAGTAATATTCTAGTAATAATTTGTTTTGaactattataaaattaaaattaatttaaaacttgaatataaataaatagaaagtaaagtaaataGAAAAGGTTGGAGAGGAGTGAGGAAGCACTCCTAGCATTTAGAAAGCAAgcggggaggagaagaaaaaacaGGTAGGGATGGTGAGgcactcccccccccccccccccccatataATAAACCGTTAAGTATCCAAAGTTTCAATTGCATGGCATCAAACCCGAATCGAATAACTTCCATACACAACAATAAGACATAAATCGctgaaataaaaaggaaaaaaaactgaaaacatAATCACACCCTAATTAGTTTACAAAACAAACTCATATCAAagagaaaagttatataaaaatacctttattaaaaaaaaaaattacagcaaaatagattaaaaaaaaaagaatagatCCTAGAATGCATTTAGAAATCTTTACCAGATTCAAATATGGAGGAAAAAGGTTATGGAATGAATAGGGTTAGGAATAGCTTGGATGGGAAGATTATAAGGAGgaagaaaaattaaatataaaaaaatatttatactcccttataaaatatattggacatttattttagaaaattaagCACTTTTTTCAGTATTCTCATAATACCCCTTACACCcctatttaaacataaaactcttAAATACCCTCTTTTTCCTATTCATTCTAATCATTACATGCTTTCATCTACATTCCATCACCCTACGTGCCGCCCTCtttctccaccgcctcccttttatgTTGCCTTCGCCTTCTCGCCGCTGCAAAGCGCGGGTACTATACTCGTAGATAATAGTTGGcttacttttaattattattaaaaaaatatttaaaaagtagatTATTTAAGAGGGATCTTTAGGCTCAAAGAAGAAGATTAGGATACCAAGTGTAGTCTCAACCTACTCTTTTAGTTAAATTATACTCCGTAGATGTTAACTGTTAATGttgatctttttattttatttataaacttcgCTAAACACTATATTTGGTAGTCTTATTACTTgtacaattattaaaaaaaaaaaagaaaaaaaaaaccatcagGCAGCTacaaatgaaattgaaaaaaaaaaggaaatttatttattcaacatggaatattttatttaacatgttTGATAAATAAAAGACACATGATAGCTCTTCAAATATTTTATCTGACATCAACGATATATCGATTAATACAttcaataaatgaatatataactGATATTGACGTAACTAATTCATTTTGAGCGTTATTATAGCTTATGTttagaaaactttttaaaaaaatttgtttgtatttcCCTTTATTTATATGCGTTTATTTATATGTCTAAGGACccgtttatttttttaatcattaagtgttgagtgtattaagtggctcaatacataaataatgtatgtatgtattaagtaagataaaggtaattgacggttatttttgtttattaagttaaaaaagaaacataaaatttgactgaatgattaagttcttaactattaagCTCATTAAGTTCATTAATagttcttaactattaagttcATTAAGTTAGTTTTCATATTTTACGAAGATGAAGGGTTATTATTAGTTTGTTGGATATTTTTGGTTAAACGGTGGAATTTTTTCATAGTTAATTCGTTACATGGCGTTCTTATGAATTTAAATAGAGCTAGAAAAGTAGAGATCGAAGAAATTTGGTGCAACAAACCTTGTATtacttgatttatttttttattttgtctcTTAACTTGTACTATGTTACTTAGGGACGACTCTACAATGGGGGCAATGTGGGCAACTCCCCATTCTAATTTTGGTACAATCTAATTTTTTAGAGatatatttgtagttttgttcctaaataataatacattatacatacaaatgttatCATCGTTGTCATAAGCATCTTCTTTGAAAGTATGTTACTTATATTGGAAGCAttagttttgacataaaatctttattggtaaagtaaaaatctccagttattttgatttttaacgaagttgaaaaagagaaattaaagaaagtgttttatttgtttgggtaattgtatcatacattgataaatagtatagttgtatgtgaaaatgttattttattttcaagttattatataatagtaatcataATAGTCAGGTCAAAATTTATGTAGAGGCTAAATTGTAAATCATTGATTTCGATGTActtatttatgttgtttaatataacgTAACTCCTCCGTTATCACATGCTCTAAAATTGCAAAGACCAATGTTCAAGTTAAAGATAGATGTTCTCATAATTGGCACTCagacgaaattattttaagggtccaTTTTTTCTAATTCTCCGGTgagagttaatttttgtttaaaaattttttttcactCAAAGATgactttaataaatataataaaagacttttaaatttgccacctcacaaaaaaaattctggctccgtccctgGTGTTCCTGCTAGCTTTTTGCTAGTtgggtttttattaataatatttcatctttatcattaaaaaaaaaaattttgaataaaatttttttaggaTTACAAATTTGCCCTTCTGTTTACATAAAGGTGACAGTGATTTGACATAAAAATGACATCTTTCTAAAGATATCAATAGTCTATCATGGCCCTTTTTAAGATATCAATAATATAGCAACCCCTAAATTTGATtagattttttttgaaaactatgTTATTCCAAAAAAATGATGAGGACCTGTATACATATTCGGACAACAAAGACGTGCTTAATAATTTTAAAGACAAGCCAGGGGACCATCTCAATAAAGTAGGAGACCTACACCAAAACTTTTGGTATATATAGTAATAGTATCAATGTACTACAACAAAAAAGATTGAAAATGCACAACCTTTATAATGCAGTGGTGTTGTTTTTAGTTGTTACCACGTTCATAGGCTTGCTTCCGTCTACTCACTCCAACCATGATCAAGAGATCGCCATGGTCGTTGACGATGATAATCCATCGACCCAACAGATGGATGAAAAGATTATAAAGGTTAagttacttcttttttttttcagaagaaaaaaacaaatcttgatatgtttttcataaatataaattgaaaaatgctaaatgaagctCTTAGGGCTTCGCTTTATGTGCATAAAATGGTACGTTTCCATATCAAAAACCCACCCCTGATTTTTTTGGTAAGTGtaaaactatttaatgcaccttaacgaaagcccttagggcttcatttagcaaaacccaaataAATTACATTCTTCGCTTTATGTCCCTCCTATATAGGCCGACAATCGTCAAGTTCAAACTCGGCGACTCAAGTTGGAAGATGGGAAACTATTGACACTTTTGCGACCGAATGGGAGAAAGAATTGTGTTGGCATTGACCAAAAATGTTGGTTTGATGAGGATTGTTGCGCTGGCTTATATTGTGGTAGCGGAACAGTAGGTAGCGGAACATGCCAGCAGGCTGAGCCTGAGCCTAAACCTGAACCTGAACCTAGACCTAAACCTGAACCTGAACCAAGTCCAAGTGATTGTGTTGGCATTGACCAGCCATGTGGACCGCGTCTCCCTTGCTGCGGTGACTTACATTGTGATTATGGGTTGTACTATATTATGGGAGTGTGTCAGCAACCTGAGCCTAAACCTGAACCTGAGCCCGAGCCCGAGCCTGAACCTGAACCCGAACCTGAGCCTAAACCGGAACCTGAGCCTGAGCCTAAACCCGAACCTGAACCCGAGCCCGAGCCCGAGCCCGAGCCCGAACCCGAGCCCGAGCCCGAGCCTGAGCCTGAGCCTGAGCCTGAGCCTGAGCCTGAGCCTGAGCCTGAGCCTGAACCTGAACCTAAACCTGAACCTGAACCTGAACCTGAGCCTAAGCCTGAACCTGAACCTGAGCCAAAACCTGAACCTGAACCAAGTCCAAGTGGTTGTATTGGCGTTGGCCAGTCATGTGGAGCGCTTCTCCGTTGCTGTGATGGCTTATACTGTGATTATGGGTTTGTACCTCTTATCGGAAAATGCAAAGCCAATAAGGTCCTTGCCAGTTTGCAATGAAGGATTACATTGTGAATTAAGTTCCTGCTCAGATACGGCATTTCCAAGTCGTTCTGGTGTTTGTGTTAGTGAACCATGGATTGGTGGTCGcggctacatatatatatgctaataAAAGATGTCTTTGTACGTGTAATAATGCTACGATGTGCATGTCCTTATCCTTAATAATTCAAATAAACAAGGTTTTAAATATATGCTTCTTCCCAATTAGCTATAAgctaaaattatatattcattaatCACTAAATTATATATTCATCGATcactaaaattatatatattcatcgaTCTGAAAGAACTAATCATAGTTCTATAAGAAATGCCAGCAAAGCTATGAGTAACTAACCCAATATTAACTTAAACTATAAGGTAGTTAGTTGTTTACTTGGTGGTGGTTAAGGTAATTAAGCATATCTACATATATGCCACCAAAGTTTGATTTGACTGTTGCTCTGCAGCTCTTCAGGTGTGCTTATGATTATCAAGAATTAGTAAAATTATGGGTGTCAATATACATGAGCAAGCACTGCCATTGATCCTTTAATTAGTTCTTCCAAATTGCCATCAGAATCCAATAAAAGATACAAATAAAAAGAGGAGAAATTGAAAATAACACCTAGATAGGAGTCAAACACAGGGCCAACAGGAGACTAAGAAAGGCATAAAGCACCAAACATATTTCATATATGTTATCATGTTATCTTGTGTATATAAAGATTTAACAATTCCAAAAAAAGCAGATACTATCTATAAGGGCACACGTTAATAGAAGAATTAATTTTGTCTTAGCAATCAAAACAAAATGGTATGTAATAAGTTCAAGAGTGCCCTGTACCTTCTGATTCAATGTTATCATGTGTCTGCTTTATCTAAGCATACTTAAATAGAGCAGTAACTTTCCAATAGGTAGAAACCATTATTTGCAGAATGAACATAACCAAAGATCATCTGCTTGGATAGGTGGTGACATTCAGACACCAGAAGTAAATATGGTCATTGTGTCTGGTGTGCATAGTGATGtaattctttaaattttttgttaggggaaaaaaaaagtggaTTTGTGACAGAGCAAGTAGAATAATGTCTTTGGCCCAATTCAAATCAACATCTATAATAGGTGTTCCTGAACCAGACAACCAAGTGGGTGCAAGTTTATACCCCATTTGGGATTGTGATTTACTAATTTAGGGTGTCCAAGTTTGCGGATCACAATATCCCATTTTAAGTATTACTTTTAGAAAGCTAATTTAGCCATGCTGCCATCCGCTTATGATAAGAGTAGTCAATTTGTCTGGGACAGATGTAAGATTTAGACAACGAACATGTTATTATAattgttgttcaaaagtttaaaaatatttatttagatgttaatcattttcatatttattcaaagttttttaaaataaaaaataatgtacaAATCTCGTGTATTATGCGGGTAATAAACTAGTTAATTCAGTATACCAACTCTGATGCACGGAAACGCCCGGAAGCCACCGTACCCCGTACTGGAAAGTTGCCGGGGACAGAAACGTGTACGGGGACGGCTGCGAAACGTTTCCAGGCCTTTTCCAAAAATTTGGGGACGTTCCTTGACGGCTTCGATAAGTCAACTGGTGTTTCTTATACCGTTTCTAGTTTTTgggaccttttttttttaggtttccAGCAGTCCCAGTGGTGGATCCAGTGTAGAATGAGGGTGGTCACCGCCCCACCCTCAACCCATTTTTGTTAGCTTTTTTTTAAGGTCCGTAAGTTCCCGAAATAACGTATACAGAGGAGGGAAAGGT
Coding sequences within:
- the LOC122592339 gene encoding keratinocyte proline-rich protein-like; this encodes MHNLYNAVVLFLVVTTFIGLLPSTHSNHDQEIAMVVDDDNPSTQQMDEKIIKADNRQVQTRRLKLEDGKLLTLLRPNGRKNCVGIDQKCWFDEDCCAGLYCGSGTVGSGTCQQAEPEPKPEPEPRPKPEPEPSPSDCVGIDQPCGPRLPCCGDLHCDYGLYYIMGVCQQPEPKPEPEPEPEPEPEPEPEPKPEPEPEPKPEPEPEPEPEPEPEPEPEPEPEPEPEPEPEPEPEPEPEPEPKPEPEPEPEPKPEPEPEPKPEPEPSPSGCIGVGQSCGALLRCCDGLYCDYGFVPLIGKCKANKVLASLQ